The genomic DNA CTCTATATGAACCAGGTGAGACATATCAGACTCTGACAAGAGGTTCCTCTATATGAACCAGGTGAGACATATCAGACTCTGACAAGAGGTTCCTCTATATGAACCAGGTGAGACATATCAGACTCTGACAAGAGGTTCCTCTATATGAACCAGGTGAGACATCAGACTCTGACAAGAGGTTCCTCTATATGAACCAGGTGAGACATCAGACTCTGACAAGAGGTTCCTCTATATGAACCAGGTGAGACATATCAGACTCTGACAAGAGGTTCCTCTATATGAACCAGGTGAGACATATCAGACTCTGACAAGAGGTTCCTCTATATGAACCAGGTGAGACATATCAGACTCTGACAAGAGGTTCCTCTATATGAACCAGGTGAGACATATCAGACTCTGACAAGAGGTTCCTCTATATGAACCAGGTGAGACATCAGACTCTGACAAGAGGTTCCTCTATATGAACCAGGTGAGACATCAGACTCTGACAAGAGGTTCCTCTATATGAACCAGGTGAGACATATCAGACTCTGACAAGAGGTTCCTCTATATGAACCAGGTGAGACATATCAGACTCTGACAAGAGGTTCCTCTATATGAACCAGGTGAGACATATCAGACTCTGACAAGAGGTTCCTCTATATGAACCAGGTGAGACATCAGACACTGACTGACAAGAGGTTCCACTATATGAACCAGGTGAGACATCAGACTCTGACAAGAGGTTCCTCTATATGAACCAGGTGAGACATCAGACTCTGACAAGAGGTTCCTCTATATGAACCAGGTGAGACATCAGACTCTGACAAGAGGTTCCTCTATATGAACCAGGTGAGACATCAGACTCTGACAAGAGGTTCCCCTATATGAACCAGGTGAGACATCAGACTCAGACAAGAGGTTCCACTATATGAACCGGGTGAGACATCAGACTCTGGAGTATCCCAAATTGCATATAGTGCACAACCTTTGACAAAattgaactctattccacatcaggtaactgattcAAGCAGTAAAATCAGATAAAAAAaaccagataaaaatacaccttatggaacagcgggggactgtgaagagacacacacatacaggcacagtCATATGTACaaacatgataacatacacactatacacacacctacacatggatttagtggtgtagatatgtggtagtggagaaGGGGGCTGATGGCATACACTTactgtgttgtgaaatctgttatgaatgtattgtaattttttaaaatgttataatTGCCTTAATTTTGCCGAGccgggaagagtagctgttgtcttggcaggaactaatgggatccataataaaccccaggaagagtagctgctgccttggcaggaactaacggggacccatattaaaccccaggaagaatagctgctgccttggcaggaactaacggggacccatattaaaccccaggaagaatagctgctgccttggcaggaactaatggggatccatgataaaccccaggaagagtagctgctgtcttggcaggaactaatggggatccatgataaaccccaggaagagtagctgctgtcttggcaggaactaatggggatccataataaaccccaggaagagtagctgctgccttgacaggaactaatggggatccataataaaccccaggaagagtagctgctgccttggcaggaactaatggggatccataataaaccccaggaagagtagctgctgccttggcaggaactaatggggatccataataaaccccaggaagagtagctgctgccttggcaggaactaatggggatccataataaaccccaggaagagtagctgctgccttggcaggaactaatggggatcaataataaaccccaggaagagtagctgctgccttggcaggaactaatggggatccataataaaccccaggaagagtagctgctgccttggcaggaactaatggggatccataataaaccccaggaagagtagctgctgccttggcaggaactaatggggatccataataaaccccaggaagagtagctgctgtcttggcaggaactaaaggggatccataataaaccccaggaagagtagctgctgccttggcaggaactaacggggatccataataaaccccaggaagagtagcttctgccttgacaggaactaatggggatccataataaaaacaaatataactatgggtcctggtctacagtagagcactatgggtcctggtctacagtagagcactattggtcctggtctacagtagagcactatgggtactggtctacagtagagcactatgggtcctggtctacagtagagcactatgggtcctggtcaacagtagagcactatgggtcctggtcaacagtagtgcactatgggtcctggtcaacagtagtgcactatgggtcctggtcaacagtagagcactatgggtcctggtcaacagtagagcactatgggtcctggtcaacagtagagcactatgggtcctggtcaacagtagagcactatgggtcctggtcaacagtagagcactatgggtcctggtcaacagtagagcactatgggtcctggtcaacagtagtgcactatgggtcctggtcaacagtagtgcactatgggtcctggtcaacagtagtgcacgatgggtcctggtcaacagtagagcactatgggtgttggtcaacagtagagcactatgggtcctggtctacagtagtgcactatgggtcctggtctacagtagagcactatgggtcctggtcaacagtagagcactatgggtcctggtctacagtagagcactatgggtcctggtcaacagtagagcactatgggtcctggtcaacagtagagcactatgggtcctggtcaacagtagtgcactatgggtcctggtcaacagtagtgcactatgggtcctggtcaacagtagagcactatgggtcctggtcaacagtagtgcactatgggtcctggtcaacagtagtgcactatgggtcctggtctacagtagtgcactatgggtcctggtcaacagtagtgcactatgggtcctggtctacagtagtgcactatgggtcctggtctacagtagagcactatgggtcctggtctacagtagagcactatgggtcctggtcaacagtagtctactatgggtcctggtcaacagtagtctactatgggtcctggtcaacagtagtgcactatgggtcctggtcaacagtagagcactatgggtcctggtcaacagtagtgcactatgggtcctggtcaacagtagtgcactatgggtactggtcaacagtagagcactatgggtcctggtcaacagtagtaccctatgggtcctggtcaacagtagtgcactatgggtcctggtcaacagtagagcactatgggtcctggtcaacagtagagcactatgggtactggtcaacagtagagcactatgggtcctggtcaacagtagtgcactatgggtcctggtcaacagtagagcactatgggtcctggtcaacagtagagcactatgggtcctggtcaacagtagtgcactatgggtcctggtcaacagtagagcactatgggtcctggtcaacagtagagcactatgggtcctggtcaacagtagtgcactatgggtcctggtctacagtagagcactatgggtcctggtcaacagtagtgcactatgggtactggtcaacagtagtgcactatgggtcctggtcaacagtagagcactatgggtcctggtcaacagtagtgcactatgggtcctggtcaacagtagagcactatgggtcctggtcaacagtagtgcactatgggtcctggtcaacagtagagcactatgggtcctggtcaacagtagtgcactatgggtactggtcaacagtagtgcactatgggtcctggtcaacagtagagcactatgggtcctggtcaacagtagagcactatgggtcctggtcaacagtagagcactatgggtcctggtcaacagtagagcactatgggtcctggtcaacagtagtgcactatgggtcctggtcaacagtagagcactatgggtcctggtctacagtagtgcactatgggtcctggtcaacagtagagcactatgggtcctggtctacagtagagcactatgggtcctggtcaacagtagtgcactatgggtcctggtcaacagtagagcactatgggtcctggtctacagtagagcactatgggtcctggtcaacagtagtgcactatgggtcctggtctacagtagagcactatgggtcctggtctacagtagagcactatgggtcctggtctacagtagagcactatgggtcctggtctacagtagagcactatgggtcctggtctacagtagtgcactatgggtactggtctacagtagtgcactatgggtcctggtcaacagtagagcactatgggtcctggtcaacagtagagcactatgggtcctggtcaacagtagagcactatgggtactggtctacagtagtgcactatgggtcctggtcaacagtagtgcactatgggtcctggtcaacagtagtgcactatgggtcctggtcaacagtagagcactatgggtcctggtcaacagtagagcactatgggtcctggtcaacagtagagcactatgggtcctggtcaacagtagagcactatgggtcctggtcaacagtagagcactatgggtcctggtctacagtagtgcactatgggtcctggtcaacagtagtgcactatgggtcctggtcaacagtagtgcactatgggtcctggtcaacagtagtgcactatgggtcctggtcaacagtagtgcactatgggtcctggtcaacagtagtgcactatgggtcctggtcaacagtagtgcactatgggtcctggtctacagtagtgcactatgggtcctggtctacagtagtgcactatgggtcctggtcaacagtagtgcactatgggtactggtcaacagtagtgcactatgggtcctggtcaacagtagtgcacgatgttaggtgccatttgggatgcattccaGGAATGTCAAATGTGGGAGTGTTTTCAGACATGAAAGGGTTCTTCAATTCTTGCCCAGTGCAGGTTTTAATTCCAGCCCGGCACTAAGACGTCTGCGTATGTTCTTTCAGGCTCTGAATGAGATCCCAGACATAGAGGACCCAATGtaccaggaggaagaggaggaggaggaagagatgggctTTGGCAGTCTGCTCAGGTAAGGTCGTTAACCTGTTCACTTACCTGGAAATACTGTATAAATGTCTTAGACCTACAGGTAATATTTTCACTTATCTAGACAGGCCCTCATTGTAATGGTCACATGGGCTGTGGCAGTCTCCTCAGGTAAATATCTTCTTTCTGTTCACCTCAACATATCTTATGTTTGTGGAAGTATTTTCGATAGCCTACTTGGATAAATAAAGGTAGTACAATTACTGCTAATGTTTCCGATTTACCCAGAATACCATTCTACTGGTTACAACAGCTATGCTTTACCTTAACAGACTACCGTCCTACTGGTTACAACAGCTATGCTTTACCTTAACAGACTACCATCCTACTGGTTACAACAGCTATGCTTTACCTTAACAGACTACCATCCTACTGGTTACAACAGCTATGCTTTACCTTAACAGACTACCGTCCTACTGGTTACAACAGCTATGCTTTACCTTAACAGACTACCGTCCTACTGGTTACAACAGCTATGCTTTACCTTAACAGACTACCGTCCTACTGGTTACAACAGCTATGCTTTACCTTAACAGACTACCATCCTACTGGTTACAGCAGCGATGAAATAAAGTACCGTTGTTTCTGTTTTCTGTTGCTAGAAGTGACAGTAGATTCCCTGGTGATTGCTGTGATAAGGGATATGATCCAAGTCTCTATGGGAGGGGATATGATCCAAGTCTCTATGGGAGGGGATATGATCCAAGTCTCTATGGGGGGGGATATGATCCAAGTCTCTATGGGAGGGGATATGATCCAAGTCTCTATGGGAGGGGATATGATCCAAGTCTCTTTGGGAGAGGATATGATCCAAGTCTCTTTGGGAGGGGATATGATCCAAGTCTCTATGGGAGAGGATATGATCCAAGTCTTTTTGGGAGGGGATATGATCCAAGTCTCTTTGGGAGAGGATATGATCCAAGTCTCTTTGGGAGGGGATATGATCCAAGTCTCTTTGGGAGAGGATATGATCCAAGTCTCTTTGGGAGAGGATATGATCCAAGTCTCTTTGGGAGGGGATATGATCCAAGTCTCTTTGGGAGGGGATATGATCCAAGTCTCTTTGGGAGGGGATATGATCCAAGTCTCTTTGGGAGAGGATATGATCCAAGTCTCTTTGGGAGGAGATATGATCCAAGTCTCTATGGGAGGAGATATGATCCAAGTCTCTATGGGAGGAGATATGATCCAAGTCTCTTTGGGAGAGGATATGATCCAAGTCTCTTTGGGAGGGGATATGATCCAAGTCTCTATGGGAGGAGATATGATCCAAGTCTCTTTGGGAGAGGATATGATCCAAGTCTCTTTGGGAGGGGATATGATCCAAGTCTCTTTGGGAGAGGATATGATCCAAGTCTCTTTGGGAGGGGATATGATCCAAGTCTCTTTGGGAGGGGATATGATCCAAGTCTCTTTGGGAGGGGATATGATCCAAGTCTCTATGGGAGAGGATATGATCCAAGTCTCTTTGGGAGGGGATATGATCCAAGTCTCTTTGGGAGAGGATATGATCCAAGTCTCTTTGGGAGGAGATATGATCCAAGTCTCTATGGGAGAGGATATGATCCAAGTCTCTATGGGAGAGGATATGATCCAAGTCTCTTTGGGAGAGGATATGATCCAAGTCTCTATGGGAGGGATATGATCCAAGTCTCTTTGGGAGGGGATATGATCCAAGTCTCTTTGGGAGGAGATATGATCCAAGTCTCTTTGGGAGGGGATATGATCCAAGTCTCTTTGGGAGGAGATATGATCCAAGTCATTGTAGCCTGACAGTCAATGAATGAATCGTTTTAAAGTGATCCCTCATGAAATGAAACGCATTAACTTTATTTTTTTGGAGAGCAGATGATATGTTTTTAGGTTATTTTAAGAGTTTCAGGAAATTAGGACAACAAAGAGGCTGAAGAACACTGTTTATATGTCAGAGATATCTCCTTCTACTCTACCTTTTTGGGGACCTGTCAATCTATCAACCTATATCTTTCTTCCAGTAAGAGAATTTTGATGCAGTACTAATGATcacgctctccttctctgtcctttcTGATCCTTCTCTGTCCTTTCTgatccttctctgtcctctctctcctttctctccttctctgtcctctctctccttctctgtcctctctctccttctctgtcctctctgatccttctctctctcctctctcctctctccttctctctcctctctctccttctctctcctctctctccttctctgtcctctctctcctttctctccttcactGTCCTCTCTGATCCTATCCTTGAAACATGTTTTTGGTAATGTAGTAAGTAGTTTAATGCTTTATTCTCGTCTCATCCTCCTCAGGGCTAAGTCAGTCTGTTCTATGAGTGACTTCCAGCGTCTGATGGACAGCTCTCCTTTCCTGCCTGACAAGAGTCGTCATGGTGACTGTGGCCGTGACGACGTGACCCCACCCCTTTCACCTGATGACCTGAAGTACATAGAGGAGTTCAACAGTAAGGGGTGGGGCTTTCCTGTCCCTGGCCCCTCCCCTACACCAGGCCACCACACCCCCACACCCATGGAAGCCTGGGCAGAACGGCCCACGTCAGGTACTGATGCTCCAACTGTTTAAGCATTGTTTGTTTTTGGAATTGCAATCATGTTAATGTGAAGACAAAGATGGCAAATGTGTTTTCTCACTTTATATCAAAATTACATTTCAATCATGTTATGGTGAAGCCTGCAAGCACATTTTCACATTGTGTGTGGACAATAAAGCTTTTTAAATCCAAATTCAGAAACATACCCTATGTTTTACTGTCATCTTCCCACCTTGTGGAGATTATTTATTTCCCTTCTAATTATAATCATGTGAATCATTCTAAATTCCAATCATTCtaatcatttgagtcatttgaaTCATTATAAATTCCAATCATTCtaatcatttgagtcatttgaaTCATTATAAATTCCAATCATTCTAAATTCCAATCATTCTAAATTCCGATCATTCTAATCATTTGAATCATTCTAAATTCCAATCATTCGAAATTCCAATCATTCTAAATTCTGATCATTCTAATCATTTGAATCATTCTAAATTCCAAATCATTCTGAATTCTCTCTCTATGAGTTCCAGAACCATTCCAGCCAGCCTTGTGGTTCCTGACAACCAGTGCTACGCTTACTACTAACACCCTGTCCAGCCCTGAACCCCATCCCCTCTGCCAGCACTCCCCTCTCAGGGGTAACGGGTGTAACAGAGGAGGGGGGGCAAGTGTCCATGTCTCCCACAGCCCCACCCGACCCCCAGGAACCCCTGAACAGGACTACATGTACCCCAAAGGGACCAAGGGGCGAGGGGGTGGCGGTGAGGTGGGGGATCCCCCTGGGGTAGGGGGACCAGACGAGGTATTTGGTAATGGTAGGTGGCCCTCCACCTGTCATAAGGAGTTATTAGAGGGTGGGGGTGGACTGGGAGGTGGACTTAGGGTTCCATCTGGCGTGGGCCCCATCCCTACGGTGGGGTACGCCTCGTCTCTGGAGCTGCAGCTATCACGGAACCTCAGTGATGACATGAAGGAGGTGGCCTTCTCCGTAAGGAACTACCGCTCAGGCCCTGGTACCTCGGACCTCCTGGAGCAACACAGACAGGTCTGTTcacgttgttgttgtttatctagcTGTACATTTCACTTAGTTCACTTTTCTATTGTATTCAGTGTCGTCAGAAAGTGAACCTtcccttattccacattttgttgtgttacggcatgaattcaaaatgtattaaataaataaaaattcttacccatctacacacaatgactAAGAGAAAACATATTTTTACAAATTCTTTCAGATTTATTGAAAATAGACAGAAATAACAGattggccaattcaattgtttggacaggATTTAGAAAGAAACATTTTCTTGTGTACATTCTAAACTAAAGGTCAAGGTTATCTTGTGTACAGcgtcttgcaaaagtattcaccccccttggcgtttttcctattttgttgcattacaacctgtcatttaaatagattttttatttagatttcatgtgatggacatacacaaaatagtccaaattggtgaagtggaattataaaaataacttgtttaaaaaataaaattaaaataaaaacgcaaaagtggtgtgtgcgtatgtattcaccccctttgctatgaagcccctaaataagatctggtgcaaccagttACCTTCAGAAGTTACATCATTTGTTAAATatagtccacctgtgtgcaaatctaagtgtcacatgatctgtcacatgatctgtcatatgatctcagtatatatacacctgttctgaaaggccccagagtctgcaacaccactaagaaaGAGGCACCACCAAGcgagcggcaccatgaagaccaaggaactctccaaacaggtcagggacaaagttgtggagaagtacagatcggcgttgggttataaaaaaacatATTGAGACTTTGAACATCCCATTTAATCCATTAGTTAAACAAATGGAACAAATCTGGAACCACAACAAAACTGGGACAAAACTCACTGACCAGGCAAGGAGAGCAAAACTGGGACAAAACTCACTGACCAGGCAAGGAGAGCAAAACTGGGACAAAACTCACTGACCAGGCAAGGAGAGCAAAACTGGGACAAAACTCACTGACCAGGCAAGGAGAGCAAAACTGGGACAAAACTCACTGACCAGGCAAGGAGAGCAAAACTGGGACGCCCACAAAACTCACTGACCAGGCAAGGAGAGCAAAACTGGGACGCCCACAAAACTCACTGACCAGGCAAGGAGAGCAAAACTGGGACGCCCACAAAACTCACTGACCAGGCAAGGAGAGCAAAACTGGGACGCCCACAAAACTCACTGACCAGGCAAGGAGAGCAAAACTGGGACGCCCACAAAACTCACTGACCAGGCAAGGAGAGCAAAACTGGGACGACCACAAAACTCACTGACCAGGCAAGGAGAGCAAAACTGGGACAAAACTCACTGACCAGGCAAGGAGAGCAAAACTGGGACGCCCACAAAACTCACTGACCAGGCAAGGAGAGCAAAACTGGGACGCCCACAAAACTCACTGACCAGGCAAGGAGAGCAAAACTGGGACAAAACTCACTGACCAGGCAAGGAGAGCAAAACTGGGACAAAACTCACTGACCAGGCAAGGAGAGCAAAACTGGGACAAAACTCACTGACCAGGCAAGGAGAGCAAAACTGGGACAAAACTCACTGACCAGGCAAGGAGAGCAAAACTGGGACAAAACTCACTGACCAGGCAAGGAGAGCAAAACTGGGACAAAACTCACTGACCAGGCAAGGAGAGCAAAACTGGGACAAAACTCACTGACCAGGCAAGGAGAGCAAAACTGGGACAAAACTCACTGACCAGGCAAGGAGAGCAAAACTGGGACAAAACTCACTGACCAGGCAAGGAGAGCAAAACTGGGACAAAACTCACTGACCAGGCAAGGAGAGCAAAACTGGGACAAAACTCACTGACCAGGCAAGGAGAGCAAAACTGGGACAAAACTCACTGACCAGGCAAGGAGAGCAAAACTGGGACGCCCACAAAACTCACTGACCAGGCAAGGAGAGCAAAACTGGGACGCCCACAAAACTCACTGACCAGGCAAGGAGAGCAAAACTGGGACGCCCACAAAACTCACTGACCAGGCAAGGagagcattaatcagagaggcaacaaagagaccaaagataaccctgaaggagctgcaaaagctccacagcggagattggagtatctgtccataggagtACACtccagagctgggctttacggaagagagcccagaaaaaaagccattgctgaaagataaaaataagcaaacacgtttggtgttcgctaaaaggcatgtgggagactccccaaacatatggaataaggtactctggtcagataagACTAAAATtatgctttttggccatcaaggataacgctatgtctggcgcaaacccaacacttcatcaccccgagaacaccatgtTTTTAATCTGCAGGGACTGGggaactggtcagaattgaaggaatgatggatggcactaaatacaggggaattcttgagggaaacctgtttcagtcttccagagatttgagactgggacggaggttcaccttccagcaggacaatggccctaagcatactgctaaagcaacactggagtggtttaaggggagacatttaaatgtcttggaattgccaagtcaaagcccagacctcaattcaattgagaatctgtggtatgacttaaagattgctgtatatcagcggaacccatccaacttgaaggagctggagcagttttgccttgaagaatgagcaaaaatcccagtgcctagatgtgccaagctgatagagacatacccccaagagacttgcagctgtaattgctgcaaaagggtgactctacaaagtattgacttttgttattcacgctcaagttctgttttttgtcttatttcttgctgGTTTCatattaaaaaatattttgcatcttcaaagtggtagtcgGCATATTGAGTAAatcaaattattttaaaaaaatgtaaaaatctattttaattccagggtgtaaggcaacaaaataagaaaaatgccaaggggggggtGAAAAGTTTCGCAAGCCACTGTGCACGAAGCAGTCAATGTATATGTAGTTTATTCTTCAAATGTCTACAACTTTATCTTCTCAACCTAATAGCTCCGAGACACGGCGTGTCAGACCAACGGTTTCACTACTCGGGGAACCCAGACCACCCAGACCATCAGTGTGGGCTTACAAACTGACATCCTCCGCAACCTCACCAGCTCCCCCCACCGCTGCCTCACCCCTATAGGAGGAGGCTCcacccccatctcctccccctctagaAACATCCGGAAGATACAATACTCTCCTGTAGTCCAGTCCAAGTTCGAGCGGACATGTTGTTCTCCTAAGTACGGTTCTCCTAAGCTCCAGAGGAAGTTGTCGACATCATCGAAGGCTGACCTCCCTGTAGGGGCCTCCTCCAGCTCCACGACCGGCCCCAGGGTTCCGACTCCCACCACCCCCCAGAAGGTAGTTATGGTTTTGAATCCTCAGTGATATTTATCTATGTATTGTTGTAGTCAGCTGCCTGAGGCCACTCTAAGTGTTAATGTATAATAACAGGGAGCCTCTGAGTCGGCCTGGGCTCGTTCCACCACCACCAGGGACTCTCCGGTCCACACCACCATCAACGACGGCCTGTCCAGCCTCTTCAACATCATAGACCACACCCCCGTAGCTTACGAACCCCTGCAGTCCAAATTCACCAAGTCCCCAAGCCGCACCCGCCCCGCTCCCCCTGACCCCTCACCTCCCGGGGGGCCAGGGGTACCCAGCCTACCGCCCTCAGACCCCAAAGAACCCAGGTCCCTTGGAGCAGCCCAGGAGTTCCTGAGGAATGTCCGCGGGCGTTCTCCCAGCCCGGTGCAGCTGATAGTAGAGACCCAGGGAGGGCTGgggggaacaggaggggagaggacaccGGAGGTGGTCAGTATACGACAGGACCTGTCTGCCCCGCCTGGATACACACTGGCAGAGAACGCAGCCCGTCTGCTTAACAAGAAGCTGTTGGAGCAGAACctcagggaggagaagagactgggGTCTGCAGgccagagcagagaggggaggcatGGAGAAGGAGACCGGAACCAGGCGGGGTGTATGGAGGTAAATACTGTCACTCTACTCACTGTTTGTTTACTACCATCTATTTTAGGCCC from Oncorhynchus keta strain PuntledgeMale-10-30-2019 chromosome 23, Oket_V2, whole genome shotgun sequence includes the following:
- the LOC118380136 gene encoding microtubule cross-linking factor 1-like, with translation MKCHVAQLEEERREEKGEVRGEDRGETQGGGGGGDKDWAFKQEREEHRCLLAESHSTSLNLHWKLQQGEKRWGRERRDLLERFDQERQEWDSNMSNMHHKMERLQRELNVRQSSEGSPSDVKDGAMAGGHRGVFSPQESPCKVPRSPRSPRSPRSAIPGPVSLPTRSHSDSEAHEEQGAVVRVRGPTENIFLDALTLDSLGSLEVPLPSRLDSDKRLLYMNQALNEIPDIEDPMYQEEEEEEEEMGFGSLLRAKSVCSMSDFQRLMDSSPFLPDKSRHGDCGRDDVTPPLSPDDLKYIEEFNSKGWGFPVPGPSPTPGHHTPTPMEAWAERPTSEPFQPALWFLTTSATLTTNTLSSPEPHPLCQHSPLRGNGCNRGGGASVHVSHSPTRPPGTPEQDYMYPKGTKGRGGGGEVGDPPGVGGPDEVFGNGRWPSTCHKELLEGGGGLGGGLRVPSGVGPIPTVGYASSLELQLSRNLSDDMKEVAFSVRNYRSGPGTSDLLEQHRQLRDTACQTNGFTTRGTQTTQTISVGLQTDILRNLTSSPHRCLTPIGGGSTPISSPSRNIRKIQYSPVVQSKFERTCCSPKYGSPKLQRKLSTSSKADLPVGASSSSTTGPRVPTPTTPQKGASESAWARSTTTRDSPVHTTINDGLSSLFNIIDHTPVAYEPLQSKFTKSPSRTRPAPPDPSPPGGPGVPSLPPSDPKEPRSLGAAQEFLRNVRGRSPSPVQLIVETQGGLGGTGGERTPEVVSIRQDLSAPPGYTLAENAARLLNKKLLEQNLREEKRLGSAGQSREGRHGEGDRNQAGCMEDLPRSPVAPPLESCFLRPARPANRRPPSRWAAPSSPRGWLDVTERRFTFPMVTGTSKTGTGTSKTGTGTTSIPDLDETGPAESQQEPSPYPCSP